A window of Ruminococcus champanellensis 18P13 = JCM 17042 contains these coding sequences:
- the secD gene encoding preprotein translocase subunit SecD, with translation MKKGNKAVFFIVFALILAFAASTIVGLDYQYGDISTTYIHGLDDIRLGIDIQGGVDVTFEPENGIEATEQQLAAATEVIKLRLATLNINDSEVYSDAKSNRIIVRFPWQAGEKNFDPEAAVDELGETAVLTFRHGNQKNVDENGNPNGEIILQGADVAEAGTGQQPNNQGGADWVVTLKLTDEGKQAFADATTQLASKKGTIAIWMDNYCISAPTVSSAITDGNAVITGSQSYEEAKELADKINSGALPFKLTTSSFKTISPTLGTGALRAMVISGIIAFVLIAIYMIILYRLPGTVAVITLAGQIAGTLAAITGWFGFMDSSTLTIPGIAGIILAVGMGVDANIITGERIKEELNRGKNLNAALRSGYQRALSAIIDGNITTIIVAIILMGAFGVPTSVFARLLRPLFFAFGASTEGVIYSFGYTLMVGVLLNFVMGVLASRLMVMSLSNFKIFQNKKLYGGEQA, from the coding sequence GTGAAAAAAGGAAACAAAGCCGTGTTTTTCATTGTGTTTGCGCTGATCCTGGCATTTGCCGCATCCACAATCGTGGGTCTGGATTATCAGTACGGTGATATCTCCACGACCTACATACACGGACTGGACGACATTCGTCTGGGTATTGATATCCAGGGCGGTGTGGACGTTACCTTTGAGCCGGAAAATGGCATTGAGGCAACGGAGCAGCAGCTGGCTGCCGCTACCGAGGTCATCAAGCTGCGGCTGGCAACGCTCAACATCAACGACAGTGAGGTTTATTCCGATGCCAAGAGCAACCGGATCATCGTGCGGTTCCCCTGGCAGGCAGGGGAGAAGAATTTCGACCCGGAGGCTGCGGTGGACGAGCTGGGTGAGACCGCTGTGCTCACCTTCCGGCACGGAAACCAGAAAAATGTGGACGAGAACGGCAATCCCAACGGGGAGATCATCCTCCAGGGCGCCGATGTGGCAGAGGCAGGCACCGGTCAGCAGCCCAACAACCAGGGCGGCGCAGACTGGGTGGTTACCCTGAAGCTGACCGACGAGGGCAAGCAGGCGTTTGCGGACGCCACCACCCAGCTGGCATCCAAGAAGGGCACCATTGCCATCTGGATGGACAACTACTGTATTTCCGCACCCACTGTCAGCTCTGCCATTACCGACGGCAACGCAGTCATCACCGGTTCCCAGAGCTACGAGGAAGCAAAGGAACTGGCGGACAAGATCAATTCCGGCGCACTGCCCTTTAAGCTGACCACCTCCAGCTTCAAGACCATTTCTCCCACCCTGGGTACCGGGGCGCTGCGGGCGATGGTCATCAGCGGCATCATCGCCTTTGTACTGATCGCCATTTACATGATAATCCTCTACCGTCTGCCGGGTACCGTTGCAGTGATTACCCTGGCGGGACAGATCGCCGGCACTCTGGCTGCCATTACCGGCTGGTTCGGCTTTATGGACAGCTCCACTCTGACCATCCCCGGTATCGCAGGTATCATCCTTGCGGTGGGCATGGGCGTGGATGCCAACATCATCACCGGCGAGCGCATCAAGGAGGAGCTGAACCGGGGCAAGAATCTGAATGCTGCCCTGCGTTCCGGCTATCAGCGTGCCCTGTCCGCCATCATTGACGGCAACATTACCACCATCATCGTGGCAATCATCCTCATGGGCGCATTCGGCGTGCCCACCAGCGTATTCGCAAGGCTGCTCAGACCCCTGTTCTTCGCATTCGGCGCAAGCACGGAGGGCGTCATCTACTCCTTCGGCTATACCCTCATGGTAGGCGTACTGCTGAACTTTGTCATGGGCGTACTTGCATCCAGGCTGATGGTGATGTCCCTGTCGAACTTCAAGATTTTCCAGAACAAGAAGCTGTACGGAGGTGAGCAGGCATGA
- the purB gene encoding adenylosuccinate lyase, translating to MSHTNSYESPFCTRYASPEMQYLFSADKKFTTWRRLWVALARAEHQLGLPVTQAQVDQLEANVENIDYDVAREREKVCRHDVMSHVYAYGVACPEAKGIIHLGATSCYVGDNTDVIIMRDALQVVRRKLINVIGNLARFADSYKAMPALAYTHLQPAQLTTVGKRATLWINELLMDLEEIDHRIASLKLLGSKGTTGTQASFMELFEGDSSKVKQLEQMIAEEMGFDAVVPVSGQTYSRKVDAQVLAALGGVAQSASKFANDMRILQSFKEMEEPFEKGQIGSSAMAYKRNPMRCERITALARYVMIDTLNPAFTAGTQWFERTLDDSANKRISVAEGFLGVDAILNIMMNVTDGLVVYPKIVRRRVMQELPFMATENIMMDAVKKGGDRQALHERIREYSMIAGKHVKEDGLENDLCELILADEMFMISREEMDKIMQPEQFTGRSQEQVTEFLQEFVQPVLDANQDILNETAELSV from the coding sequence ATGTCTCATACAAATTCTTACGAGTCCCCTTTCTGCACCCGGTATGCCAGCCCGGAAATGCAGTATTTATTCTCGGCGGACAAGAAATTCACCACCTGGCGGCGGCTTTGGGTGGCGCTGGCACGGGCGGAGCATCAGCTTGGCTTGCCGGTGACCCAGGCACAGGTGGATCAACTGGAAGCCAATGTGGAAAACATTGACTATGACGTGGCGAGAGAACGGGAAAAGGTCTGCCGCCACGACGTAATGAGCCATGTGTACGCCTACGGTGTGGCATGCCCGGAGGCAAAGGGCATCATCCACCTGGGGGCAACCTCCTGCTATGTGGGGGATAACACGGACGTGATTATCATGCGGGACGCCTTGCAGGTGGTGCGCCGGAAGCTCATCAACGTGATCGGCAATCTTGCCCGGTTTGCGGACAGCTACAAGGCCATGCCTGCCCTGGCGTATACCCATCTTCAGCCTGCACAACTGACCACCGTGGGCAAGCGTGCCACCCTGTGGATCAACGAGCTGCTGATGGATCTGGAGGAGATCGATCATCGGATCGCATCCCTGAAGCTGCTGGGCTCCAAGGGCACCACCGGCACCCAGGCATCCTTCATGGAGCTGTTTGAGGGGGATTCCTCCAAGGTCAAGCAGTTGGAGCAGATGATCGCAGAGGAAATGGGCTTTGACGCAGTGGTTCCCGTGTCCGGTCAGACCTATTCCCGGAAGGTGGACGCACAGGTGCTGGCGGCATTGGGCGGCGTTGCCCAGTCCGCAAGCAAATTCGCCAACGATATGCGGATTTTGCAGAGCTTCAAGGAAATGGAAGAACCCTTTGAGAAGGGGCAGATCGGCTCCTCCGCCATGGCGTACAAGCGGAACCCCATGCGCTGTGAGCGGATCACCGCACTGGCAAGATATGTAATGATCGACACCCTGAATCCTGCATTCACCGCCGGCACCCAGTGGTTCGAGCGGACCCTGGACGATTCTGCCAACAAGCGGATCTCCGTGGCAGAGGGCTTCCTGGGTGTGGATGCCATTCTGAATATCATGATGAACGTAACCGACGGACTGGTGGTATATCCCAAGATCGTGCGCCGGAGAGTGATGCAGGAGCTGCCCTTTATGGCAACGGAGAACATCATGATGGACGCAGTGAAGAAGGGGGGCGACCGGCAGGCGCTCCACGAGCGGATCCGGGAATACTCCATGATCGCCGGGAAGCATGTGAAGGAGGACGGTCTGGAGAACGATCTGTGCGAGCTGATCCTGGCGGACGAAATGTTTATGATTTCCAGAGAGGAAATGGACAAAATCATGCAGCCGGAGCAGTTTACCGGCCGCAGCCAGGAACAGGTCACCGAGTTTTTACAGGAATTTGTGCAGCCCGTTCTGGATGCCAACCAGGACATTCTCAACGAAACAGCGGAGCTTTCCGTGTAA
- the gyrA gene encoding DNA gyrase subunit A: MFSETEIVLPVDIEREMKKSFIEYSMSVIVSRALPDVRDGLKPVHRRILYTLHENGLTPDKAYRKCADTVGAVLGRYHPHGDASVYDALVRLAQPFSLRYPLVDGHGNFGSVDGDPPAAYRYTEARMAKIAVEMLTDIGKDTVPFMSNYDDRLKEPVVLPSRFPNLLVNGSVGIAVGMATNIPPHNLGEVIDGISTLIDNPDCTLDDLMEHIKGPDFPTGGILMGRAAIRAAYATGRAKLTLRANTSFEEIKGRNCIIVHEIPYMVNKARLIESIADLVKDKRIDGIHNLRDESDRSGMRIVIELKKDAIPEIIRNKLFSYTQLQDTVGVTMLALVNGEPKVLNLKQMLEEYLNFQVEVVTKRTLYDLNKCKNRAHVLQGFALAIDYIDEVIDILRSSKNVAEGKQRLMERFKDTDMSTLLDRAQYPYANKIEIGVGLTDVQAEAIVQMRLGQLTGLEREKIMDELEQICGRIAELEELLEDRSKMYGVIREELEVIRKKFGDDRRTQIETISGEVDIEDLIPVEDSVVTYTHNGYIKRAPVDTYKTQKRGGKGVSGMKQREEDFVEELFIASTHDHLLFISNKGLMYRLKCYEITEGSKASRGVNLVNLLPLAEGEKIAAMLKTTDFEDDKFVVIVTKNGKIKRTPLSAYRNVRKNGLIAIGLDDGDEIAAVRMTDGSSQLMVATRNGMTLRMEESCIRQMSRSAHGVRAIHLREEDQVVSMARVREGATVLTVTEQGFGRRTELDAYRLQNRGGYGLSNYKVDAERGYVCGIKVVDEADDIILIASDGIIIRIRTSDIRIMSRYAKGVRVMRVSEDAKVVTFTRAEHDDSAEIQSVEQLSEEELQAQQADAAAAEKNEVIPEDSGEEAEE, translated from the coding sequence TTGTTCAGCGAAACTGAAATTGTGCTGCCCGTGGATATCGAAAGGGAAATGAAAAAATCCTTTATCGAATATTCCATGTCCGTTATCGTGTCCCGGGCGCTGCCGGATGTGCGGGACGGGTTGAAGCCCGTACACCGCCGGATCCTGTACACCCTCCACGAAAACGGACTGACCCCGGACAAGGCATACAGAAAATGCGCCGATACGGTGGGCGCCGTGCTGGGCCGGTACCATCCCCACGGAGACGCCTCCGTGTATGACGCACTGGTGCGGCTGGCGCAGCCCTTCTCTTTGCGGTATCCTCTGGTGGACGGCCACGGCAACTTCGGCTCCGTGGACGGAGATCCGCCGGCGGCATATCGTTATACGGAAGCGAGAATGGCGAAAATCGCTGTGGAGATGCTGACGGACATCGGCAAGGACACGGTACCCTTCATGTCCAACTACGACGACCGGCTCAAGGAGCCTGTGGTGCTGCCCTCCCGGTTCCCGAACCTGCTGGTGAACGGCTCCGTGGGCATTGCCGTGGGTATGGCAACCAACATTCCGCCCCACAATCTGGGAGAGGTCATTGACGGCATCAGCACCCTGATCGACAATCCGGACTGTACCCTGGACGATCTGATGGAGCATATCAAGGGGCCGGATTTCCCCACCGGGGGCATCCTCATGGGCAGAGCAGCCATCCGGGCGGCATACGCCACCGGACGGGCAAAGCTGACCCTCCGTGCCAACACCTCCTTTGAGGAGATCAAGGGCAGAAACTGCATCATCGTCCACGAGATCCCCTACATGGTCAACAAGGCACGGCTCATTGAGAGCATTGCGGATCTGGTGAAGGACAAGCGCATTGACGGTATTCACAACCTGCGGGATGAGTCCGACCGTTCCGGTATGCGGATCGTCATCGAGCTGAAAAAGGACGCCATTCCGGAGATCATCCGGAACAAGCTGTTCAGCTATACCCAGTTGCAGGATACGGTGGGCGTGACCATGCTGGCACTGGTGAACGGGGAGCCAAAGGTGCTGAACCTGAAGCAGATGCTGGAGGAGTATCTGAACTTCCAGGTGGAGGTTGTCACCAAGCGCACCCTGTATGATCTGAACAAGTGCAAGAACCGGGCGCATGTGCTCCAGGGCTTTGCGCTTGCCATTGACTACATCGACGAGGTCATCGATATCCTCCGTTCCTCCAAGAATGTGGCAGAGGGCAAGCAGCGGCTGATGGAGCGGTTCAAGGATACGGATATGTCCACCCTGCTGGATCGTGCCCAGTACCCCTATGCCAACAAGATCGAGATCGGCGTGGGTCTGACGGATGTACAGGCGGAAGCCATTGTACAGATGCGCCTGGGACAGCTGACCGGTCTGGAACGGGAAAAGATCATGGACGAGTTGGAGCAGATCTGCGGAAGGATCGCAGAGCTGGAGGAGCTGCTGGAGGATCGGAGCAAAATGTACGGGGTGATCCGGGAGGAACTGGAAGTGATCCGGAAGAAGTTCGGGGACGACCGGCGCACCCAGATCGAGACCATCAGCGGAGAAGTGGACATTGAGGATCTGATCCCGGTGGAGGACAGCGTGGTGACCTATACCCACAACGGGTACATCAAGCGTGCCCCCGTGGACACCTACAAGACCCAGAAGCGGGGCGGCAAGGGCGTCAGCGGCATGAAGCAGCGGGAGGAGGATTTCGTGGAGGAGCTGTTCATTGCCTCCACCCACGACCATCTGCTGTTTATCAGCAATAAGGGGCTCATGTACCGGCTCAAGTGCTATGAAATTACGGAAGGCTCCAAGGCGTCCCGTGGGGTGAATCTGGTGAACCTGCTGCCCCTGGCAGAAGGGGAGAAGATCGCCGCTATGCTGAAAACCACGGACTTTGAGGACGATAAATTCGTGGTGATCGTCACCAAGAACGGCAAGATCAAGCGTACTCCCCTGTCCGCATATCGGAATGTGCGGAAAAACGGTCTGATCGCCATTGGTCTGGACGATGGGGACGAAATTGCGGCAGTGCGCATGACCGACGGCAGCAGCCAACTGATGGTTGCCACCCGGAACGGCATGACGCTGCGGATGGAGGAAAGCTGCATCCGGCAAATGTCCCGGTCTGCACACGGCGTCCGGGCGATCCACCTGCGGGAGGAGGATCAGGTCGTATCCATGGCGAGAGTCCGGGAGGGGGCAACCGTCCTCACCGTCACCGAGCAGGGCTTTGGCAGACGGACGGAGCTTGACGCTTACCGGCTTCAGAACCGGGGCGGCTATGGTCTGAGCAACTACAAGGTGGATGCGGAGCGTGGCTATGTATGCGGCATCAAGGTGGTGGATGAGGCGGACGACATCATCCTCATTGCCAGCGACGGGATCATCATCCGGATCCGCACCAGCGATATCCGGATCATGAGCAGATACGCCAAGGGCGTTCGGGTGATGCGGGTCAGCGAGGACGCCAAGGTGGTGACCTTTACCCGGGCGGAGCATGACGATTCCGCAGAGATCCAGTCGGTGGAGCAGTTGTCGGAGGAGGAGCTTCAGGCACAGCAGGCGGACGCTGCCGCAGCGGAGAAAAACGAAGTGATCCCGGAGGATTCCGGTGAGGAAGCGGAGGAGTAA
- a CDS encoding YcxB family protein, which yields MKEKMQREYSIPFELFAKAFTLFQRKFVYPRCWIITAFLGAVIVFYVSAALQDPGNTLTYVLIFACLAVIFIQWYNPKKIRRQLLNAIKDLGDETYRLTVEEDGLTIGTILPEPEEDAEQESGDGFHDIFPEEPPQLADTVIPFNKQVKIVESAEFFLVYQVRAMFYVIPKQAFSPEENRQLAGLFAEKLGRQFCPDKQTERN from the coding sequence ATGAAGGAAAAAATGCAGCGGGAATACAGCATTCCCTTTGAATTATTTGCCAAAGCCTTTACCCTGTTCCAGCGGAAATTCGTCTACCCCCGGTGCTGGATCATCACCGCATTTTTAGGGGCTGTGATCGTGTTTTACGTCAGCGCCGCCTTGCAGGATCCGGGGAATACCCTGACTTATGTGCTGATCTTTGCGTGCCTGGCGGTGATTTTCATCCAGTGGTACAACCCGAAAAAGATCCGGCGGCAGCTTCTGAACGCCATCAAGGATCTGGGGGACGAAACCTATCGGCTGACGGTGGAGGAGGATGGGCTGACCATCGGCACGATCCTGCCGGAACCGGAGGAGGATGCGGAACAGGAGTCCGGAGACGGGTTCCACGACATTTTCCCGGAGGAGCCGCCCCAACTGGCGGATACGGTGATCCCCTTCAACAAGCAAGTAAAAATTGTGGAATCAGCGGAATTTTTCCTGGTGTACCAGGTTCGTGCCATGTTTTATGTGATCCCAAAACAGGCTTTTTCCCCGGAGGAGAACCGCCAGCTTGCCGGCTTGTTTGCCGAAAAGCTGGGACGGCAGTTCTGCCCGGATAAACAGACAGAAAGGAACTGA
- the gyrB gene encoding DNA topoisomerase (ATP-hydrolyzing) subunit B — MSETEQIKPGAQQYDESQIQVLEGLEAVRKRPGMYIGTTGSGGLHHLVYEIVDNSIDEALAGYCTHIQVEILPGDIIRVTDNGRGIPTGIHPKEGISAATVVYTVLHAGGKFGGGGYKVAGGLHGVGASVVNALSEWLELTVKDGSHVHFQRFERGNYAEPLKIIGDTTEHGTSVMFKPDAEIFEETTVFDYEVLLKRMREQAFLNAGLTIELSDQRDPANPQGEKMCYEGGIRQFIEHIHKTRGLESLSEQVIYFTGSKGDNAVEIAMQYNDSYNELILSFANNVHTIDGGMHELGFRNALTKTLNEYGKRFGLLKDDSKLMGEDVREGLTAIISVKLTDCQFESQTKVKLGNPEIKPFVESIVSEKLMNYLEENPAVARAIFDKSLAAQRAREAAKKARETARRKTAMESASLPGKLADCSERDIEMTEIYIVEGDSAGGSAKEGRDRRYQAILPLWGKMLNVEKARIDKVYCNEKLMPVVTALGTSIGEDFDISKLRYGKVIIMADADVDGSHIRTLLLTFFFRFMRPLITNGNIYIAQPPLFRVAKGKTFKYAFSDEERDKYIAQFNAESPNAKVEVQRYKGLGEMDAHQLWDTTMNPDTRTMIKVEMADAVKADETFSILMGDKVAPRREFIEKNAKYAQNLDI; from the coding sequence ATGAGCGAAACAGAACAGATAAAACCGGGAGCACAGCAGTATGACGAAAGCCAGATCCAGGTGCTGGAGGGGCTGGAGGCTGTACGGAAGCGTCCGGGCATGTACATCGGCACCACCGGTTCCGGCGGACTGCATCACCTGGTGTACGAGATCGTGGATAACTCCATTGACGAGGCGCTTGCCGGGTATTGTACCCATATTCAGGTAGAAATTCTGCCGGGGGATATCATCCGGGTTACGGATAACGGACGGGGCATTCCCACAGGCATCCACCCCAAGGAGGGGATCTCCGCTGCAACGGTGGTGTATACAGTGCTGCATGCAGGGGGAAAATTCGGCGGCGGCGGCTACAAGGTCGCCGGCGGTCTCCATGGCGTGGGAGCATCCGTTGTCAATGCGCTGTCGGAATGGCTGGAGCTGACCGTCAAGGACGGGAGCCATGTACACTTCCAGCGGTTTGAACGGGGGAATTATGCGGAGCCTCTGAAAATCATCGGGGACACCACAGAGCACGGCACCTCCGTCATGTTCAAGCCGGACGCAGAGATCTTTGAGGAAACCACCGTGTTTGACTACGAGGTCCTCCTCAAGCGCATGCGGGAACAGGCGTTTCTGAATGCGGGGCTGACCATCGAGCTGTCGGATCAGCGGGATCCGGCGAATCCCCAGGGGGAGAAGATGTGCTACGAAGGGGGCATCCGCCAGTTTATCGAGCATATCCACAAAACACGGGGACTGGAAAGCCTGTCCGAGCAGGTGATCTACTTTACAGGGTCCAAGGGGGACAATGCGGTGGAGATCGCCATGCAGTACAACGACAGCTACAACGAGCTGATCCTGTCCTTTGCCAACAATGTGCATACCATCGACGGGGGCATGCACGAGCTGGGCTTCCGGAATGCGCTGACCAAGACCCTGAACGAATACGGCAAGCGGTTCGGCCTGCTGAAGGATGACTCCAAGCTGATGGGGGAGGACGTGCGGGAAGGCTTGACCGCCATCATCTCCGTCAAGCTGACGGACTGCCAGTTCGAGAGCCAGACCAAGGTGAAGCTGGGAAATCCGGAGATCAAGCCCTTTGTGGAGTCCATCGTGTCCGAAAAGCTCATGAACTACCTGGAGGAGAATCCGGCGGTGGCACGGGCGATTTTCGACAAGAGCCTGGCGGCGCAGCGTGCCAGGGAGGCTGCCAAAAAGGCGAGAGAAACTGCCCGGCGGAAAACCGCTATGGAAAGCGCAAGCCTGCCGGGAAAGCTGGCGGACTGCTCCGAGCGGGATATTGAAATGACGGAAATTTACATTGTCGAGGGTGATTCTGCGGGAGGCTCCGCCAAGGAGGGCAGAGACCGCCGGTACCAGGCGATCCTTCCCCTGTGGGGCAAGATGCTGAACGTGGAGAAGGCACGGATCGACAAGGTATACTGCAACGAAAAGCTCATGCCGGTGGTGACTGCCCTGGGCACCAGCATCGGGGAGGATTTCGACATTTCCAAGCTCCGGTACGGAAAGGTCATCATCATGGCGGATGCGGATGTGGACGGTTCCCATATCCGGACGCTGCTGCTGACCTTCTTCTTCCGGTTCATGCGTCCCCTGATCACAAATGGAAATATTTACATTGCCCAGCCGCCCCTGTTCCGGGTGGCAAAGGGGAAGACCTTCAAGTATGCCTTCTCCGACGAGGAGCGTGACAAATACATCGCCCAGTTCAATGCGGAATCCCCCAACGCCAAGGTGGAGGTGCAGCGGTACAAGGGTCTTGGCGAGATGGACGCACACCAGCTCTGGGACACCACCATGAACCCGGACACCAGAACCATGATCAAGGTGGAAATGGCGGACGCAGTGAAGGCGGACGAGACCTTTTCCATCCTCATGGGGGATAAGGTTGCCCCCAGACGGGAATTTATCGAGAAGAATGCAAAATACGCACAGAATCTGGATATTTAA
- the remB gene encoding extracellular matrix regulator RemB → MYIHLGNEISVSDKCVTGIFDLENTTIGKATKEFLERAEREKRVVNVSYEMPKSFIVCNERGREVVYISQISVATLRKRANTLF, encoded by the coding sequence ATGTATATACACCTGGGCAATGAGATCTCTGTGTCGGACAAATGCGTCACCGGCATTTTCGATCTGGAGAATACCACCATCGGCAAAGCCACCAAGGAGTTTCTGGAACGGGCGGAACGGGAGAAACGGGTGGTGAATGTCAGCTATGAAATGCCCAAAAGCTTCATTGTCTGCAACGAGCGGGGCAGAGAAGTGGTTTATATTTCCCAGATCTCCGTTGCAACACTGCGCAAGCGTGCAAACACGCTGTTTTGA
- the recF gene encoding DNA replication/repair protein RecF (All proteins in this family for which functions are known are DNA-binding proteins that assist the filamentation of RecA onto DNA for the initiation of recombination or recombinational repair.), protein MHLTGLEAEHFRNLEHIQLEPDPRYNLIVGQNAQGKTNLLEAIWLLTGCRSFRGVRERDLVSFDQEVMRMQAAFRDSRREQHITYAIQKSSREKKITLNGVPLRGGSRLFAQFQCVVFTPDDTMLIKGLPDKRRNFLDLCCAQIRPKNMDVLRRFENLTIQRNQVLRSIGAGNGTPLDLAIWDAQLAVAGAHLSHIRHSYVQRFAPVCARLYNIITGGREQLTVEYQSGMYRDYEMPETVTEPMQDYYLRKLTMSSTDDIRLGYTSIGASRDDLLFKINGKPVRDFGSQGQKKSTALVLKLAQAEIYRHSQGQSPVVLLDDVMGELDKSRQELVYSIVQEMQVFITTCNEGAVLGSDRGMRITIENGKIL, encoded by the coding sequence ATGCATCTGACCGGGCTGGAGGCGGAGCATTTCCGGAATCTGGAGCATATTCAGTTGGAGCCGGACCCCCGGTATAACCTCATTGTGGGGCAGAATGCCCAGGGGAAAACCAATCTGCTGGAGGCGATCTGGCTGCTGACCGGGTGCAGGAGCTTCCGGGGCGTCCGGGAACGGGATCTGGTGAGCTTTGACCAGGAGGTCATGCGGATGCAGGCTGCATTCCGGGACAGCCGCCGGGAGCAGCACATCACCTACGCCATTCAGAAAAGCAGCCGGGAAAAGAAAATCACCCTGAATGGGGTGCCTCTGCGGGGGGGCAGCCGGCTCTTTGCCCAGTTCCAGTGCGTGGTGTTCACCCCGGACGATACCATGCTCATCAAGGGACTGCCGGACAAGCGGCGGAATTTCCTGGATCTCTGCTGCGCCCAGATCCGGCCGAAAAATATGGACGTGCTGCGCCGGTTCGAGAATCTGACCATTCAGCGGAACCAGGTGCTCCGGAGCATCGGCGCCGGAAACGGCACCCCTCTGGATCTTGCCATCTGGGACGCGCAGCTGGCGGTGGCAGGGGCGCATCTGTCCCACATCCGGCACAGCTATGTGCAGCGGTTTGCGCCGGTTTGCGCCCGGCTGTACAACATCATCACCGGGGGACGGGAGCAGCTGACGGTGGAATACCAGTCCGGCATGTACCGGGACTATGAGATGCCGGAAACCGTCACCGAGCCGATGCAGGATTACTATCTGCGGAAGCTGACCATGTCCTCCACGGACGATATCCGGCTGGGGTACACCAGCATCGGGGCAAGCCGGGATGATCTGCTGTTCAAGATCAACGGCAAGCCCGTCCGGGATTTCGGCTCCCAGGGACAGAAGAAAAGCACGGCGCTGGTGCTGAAGCTTGCCCAGGCGGAGATCTATCGGCACAGTCAGGGGCAGTCCCCGGTGGTGCTGCTGGACGATGTGATGGGAGAGCTGGACAAGAGCCGGCAGGAATTGGTGTACAGCATCGTGCAGGAAATGCAGGTATTTATTACCACATGCAACGAAGGGGCTGTATTGGGCAGTGACCGGGGCATGCGGATCACCATAGAAAACGGAAAAATATTGTAA
- a CDS encoding RNA-binding S4 domain-containing protein: protein MQNQRVSIRTEFIKLDSLLKYAGLTDTGGFAKELIQGGQVKVNGEICTMRGKKIRSGDVVEAGEYRLTVEQCI from the coding sequence ATGCAGAACCAACGGGTTTCCATCCGCACGGAGTTCATCAAGCTGGACTCCCTGCTGAAATATGCCGGGCTGACCGACACCGGGGGCTTCGCCAAGGAGCTGATCCAGGGGGGACAGGTGAAGGTAAACGGCGAAATCTGCACCATGCGGGGGAAGAAAATCCGCAGCGGCGACGTGGTAGAGGCCGGAGAATACCGGCTGACGGTGGAGCAATGCATCTGA